A single window of Plasmodium malariae genome assembly, chromosome: 8 DNA harbors:
- the PmUG01_08045000 gene encoding valine--tRNA ligase, putative, with protein sequence MKGLLTSLCIIYLCVHFSSTVFLKRKPSNRVKLLHALTTQCNSKRGEGPSVGYSISQVVKGRSQPIYKYRGGKKRKWKKQKEVENMTNNEVEIKANYRECILFFLYGTPYLTDGTSNNIMLPSRSLFFKKSYGKKKKKILLNLNETNLENKKRCTLGVMIKHHQSKSKKITNDILEAIYRIRCTRHNYLLNYNFFKKDPLHLNDDIINTILRRFTISSSFYVDPFLHLYNIDEYENIYNKELINYMYLFRKDRDRKYFEKFNSSHYSNSFILIYPPPNLSGQLHAGHYFNYIYQDILCLFNKHILSKYVIPLYGTDHGGLSAHEMFSKEFKKKDHWSKEEYISEIIKWQENLKQDILKSLQQMNIIVDEKKFYSTMDDRMQMIISRAFKILYKDNLIVKKLYPVYYCEDMNTIIPRFDLQFRKEQKDRYLLKLYIVNDMDYTRSQGLSLDSNSNSDAINRATDIGVTGTTRSVNVSGCNKIDDCNVELDRDHCVEKAGGTTDYMQHNNWRNDPRNVESSRENPNSGTVKFFGKNSYHFNYVSEREGAQREVASKGAERGGRNPPFVSIELESIHDLNRLIAVLYYSSDKEKYQNKYALIPFSNKVAVPLIFCKKKNICICLASDVDDETEDIFIPVFSIKREAYSTILRNNNRLYKVPYNENEMNGNFVYSDEEKQLLKRLEKQNDDSIINFVETKKSSSIFKCAYYKNHKCTLTLAEQWSIKYDKITQLFYENAPNENFTVIPLKYKKYFLYDYINSPEWLLNRQIPYGHPIPLYKYEQVGAPASDSAVRTTATATATTTATTTATNTATNTATTATTPTIAATESTTPSIASPTFSTEDVNGNPPTCYVYGTNVDEAYENLVDSNYFKMGIIKKEDLKQEKDVLDSWFSSSLYFLHCLHQSGINIKRLLRHKGCLVDFICTGKDILYPWILRSFILLHYFMKHDHIKEILNVSDVSSVSSVGSESSVGSAEVRERSSGPPPQGYRLSNVIKFHGMLKDNVGKKISKSDENSTYYNKYLENVNVDCLRMCFSFLQKGTEDIIFSDNCIRKSKKFVRKIWNIANFIKKNCSFYLYNNMRNYFLDNNKKIYDFLKEKSICKISNIGIFNLYCNTINSVVHEMKNHNLQKSINIIHNYIMTYFSKFYLNYYAYNDDNNEINTFLIFFIFNGLLKVLYPFIPHIAEILFIQLNLKYEQVRSKEKKKKFLSCNYDFFKNQNFINVNKNNTEEKYFVQFTQIVNFLRNYKKNGAYNHKSVHIYLKTSGQQIPMEYFKNEEACLHNLFGSNVYFVHDKEALSHPEVRLNKEKERSHKLKGKQILCSSDFFIMLS encoded by the exons ATGAAAGGGTTATTAACCTCCCTGTGCATTATTTATCTTTGTGTACATTTCAGTTCAAccgtatttttaaaaagaaagcCATCAAATAGAGTGAAATTATTACATGCCCTTACCACACAATGTAACAGTAAGCGTGGGGAAGGTCCAAGTGTAGGCTACTCAATTTCGCAGGTTGTAAAAGGTAGGAGTCAGcctatttataaatataggGGTGGAAAAAAGcgaaaatggaaaaaacaaaaagaagtAGAAAATATGACAAATAATGAAGTAGAGATAAAAGCAAACTACCGCGAGtgtattcttttctttctatATGGCACTCCCTACTTGACAGATGGAACAAGTAACAATATTATGCTTCCCTCCcgttcccttttttttaaaaaatcgtatgggaaaaaaaaaaagaaaattcttttaaatttaaatgaaaccaatttagaaaataaaaaaagatgtaCACTAGGAGTAATGATAAAACATCATCAAAGCAAATCGAAAAAGATAACTAATGATATTCTTGAAGCGATATATAGGATAAGATGTACACgacataattatttgttaaactacaatttttttaaaaaagatcctttacatttaaatgatgatataattaatacAATTCTAAGGAGATTTACAATAAGTTCGAGTTTTTATGTAGATCcttttttacatttgtaCAATATTGAcgaatatgaaaatatttacaacaaagaacttataaattatatgtatttgtttaGAAAGGATAGAGATAGAAAGTATTTTGAAAAGTTCAACTCGTCTCATTAttctaattcttttattttaatttatcctCCTCCGAATTTATCAGGACAGTTACATGCTGGTCATTATTTCAATTATATCTACCAGGATATTCTGTGCCTATTCAATAAGCACATCTTATCGAAGTATGTCATTCCCCTTTATG GTACAGATCATGGAGGTCTAAGTGCTCACGAAATGTTTTCAAAAGAATTCAAAAAGAAGGACCACTGGAGTaaagaagaatatataagtgaaataataaaatggcAAGAAAACTTAAAACaagatattttaaaaagtttacaACAAATGAACATCATTGTTGATGAAAAGAAGTTTTACAGTACAATGGATGATAGGATGCAAATGATTATCAGTAGggcatttaaaattttatataaagacAATTTAATcgtaaaaaaattgtatccTGTTTATTACTGTGAAGATATGAATACGATAATTCCAAGGTTTGACTTACAATTTAGAAAGGAGCAGAAAGATAGGTACTTGTTGAAGTTGTATATAGTAAATGATATGGACTATACGCGATCACAAGGGTTGTCTTTGGACAGCAATTCAAACAGTGATGCCATCAACAGAGCCACTGATATCGGTGTTACGGGTACTACTCGAAGTGTTAACGTTAGTGGCTGTAACAAAATTGACGACTGTAATGTTGAACTTGACAGGGATCACTGCGTGGAAAAAGCAGGCGGGACCACAGACTACATGCAGCATAATAACTGGCGTAATGATCCGCGTAATGTGGAGAGCTCGAGAGAAAATCCTAACTCGGGTactgtaaaattttttggaaAGAATTCGTATCATTTTAATTACGTAAGTGAAAGAGAAGGTGCACAAAGAGAAGTCGCTTCCAAAGGAGCCGAACGAGGTGGAAGAAATCCACCCTTTGTTTCCATCGAGTTGGAATCTATTCATGATTTAAACCGATTAATTGCAGTTTTGTATTATTCTTCAGACAAGGAGAAATaccaaaataaatatgcttTGATTCCTTTTTCCAATAAGGTAGCAGTACCCCTAATTttctgtaaaaaaaaaaatatatgtatctgCCTAGCGAGTGATGTAGATGATGAAACTGAAGACATATTCATACCTGTATTTTCTATAAAGAGGGAAGCATATTCAACTATCTTACGTAACAACAATAGATTATATAAGGTAccatataatgaaaatgaaatgaatggtaattttgtttattcggatgaagaaaaacaattattGAAGAGActagaaaaacaaaatgacgactcaataataaattttgtagAAACAAAGAAGAGTAGTAGTATCTTCAAATGTGCATATTATAAGAATCACAAATGCACATTAACACTTGCAGAACAGTGGAGCATAAAGTATGACAAGATAACTCAACTTTTTTATGAGAATGCACCTAACGAAAACTTCACTGTAATACCTTtgaaatataagaaatactTTTTGTATGATTACATAAACAGTCCGGAGTGGTTACTGAATCGTCAAATTCCATACGGTCATCCCATTCCActgtataaatatgaacaggTAGGGGCACCAGCTAGTGATTCGGCAGTCCGAACCactgctactgctactgctacCACTACTGCTACCACTACTGCTACCAATACTGCTACCAATACTGCTACCACTGCCACTACCCCAACTATTGCTGCCACTGAAAGTACCACTCCCTCTATTGCTTCCCCTACCTTCAGCACAGAAGACGTAAACGGGAACCCACCCACTTGTTACGTATACGGTACAAATGTGGATGAAGCATATGAAAATTTGGTCGATTCGAATTATTTCAAAATgggaataattaaaaaggaagatCTAAAACAAGAAAAGGACGTTTTGGATAGCTGGTTTTCCTCATCACTATATTTCCTACATTGTTTGCATCAAAGcggaataaatataaaacgcCTGCTTAGACACAAGGGATGCTTAGTTGATTTCATTTGCACGGGAAAAGATATTCTTTACCCGTGGATCCTCAGGAGCTTCATCCTACTGCACTACTTTATGAAGCATGACCACATTAAGGAGATTCTTAATGTTAGCGATGTAAGCAGTGTGAGCAGTGTGGGAAGCGAAAGCAGTGTAGGCAGCGCTGAAGTGCGGGAACGTAGCTCGGGCCCCCCCCCGCAGGGCTACCGCCTTTCCAATGTGATAAAATTTCATGGTATGCTGAAAGACAACGTGGGAAAGAAAATCAGCAAGAGCGACGAGAATTCCACTTATTATAACAAGTACTTggaaaatgtaaatgtaGACTGTTTGAGGATGTGTTTTAGTTTTCTTCAAAAAGGAACAGAGGATATTATTTTCTCTGATAACTGTATTCGTAAgagtaaaaaatttgtaaggaaaatatggaatatagccaattttattaaaaaaaattgttctttctatttatataacaatatgagaaattatttcttagataataataaaaaaatatatgattttttaaaggaaaaaagtatatgcaaaatatcaaatataggaatttttaatttatattgtaaTACTATCAATTCGGTAGTacatgaaatgaaaaatcataatttgcaaaaaagtattaacattattcataattatataatgacatatttttcaaaattttatttaaattattatgcatataatgatgataataatgagataaatacttttttaatattttttatttttaatggtTTATTAAAAGTTTTATATCCATTCATCCCACATATAGCTGAGATCTTGTTCATACAacttaatttaaaatatgaacaggtcaggtcaaaagaaaaaaaaaaaaaatttctatcTTGTAATTAcgatttttttaaaaatcaaaattttattaacgtaaataaaaacaatacgGAGGAAAAATACTTTGTCCAATTTACTCAAATAGTTAATTTTCTTCGTAATTACAAAAAGAACGGTGCATATAACCACAAATcagtgcatatatatttgaagaCAAGTGGACAACAAATTCCCATGGAATACTTCAAGAATGAAGAAGCTTGCTTGCACAACTTGTTCGGCTCGAACGTTTATTTTGTGCACGATAAGGAGGCGCTAAGCCATCCGGAAGTTCGTCttaataaggaaaaagaacGCAGCCATAAGTTAAAGGGGAAACAGATATTGTGCAGTAGcgatttttttataatgttgTCATAA